In Candidatus Brocadia sp., the following proteins share a genomic window:
- a CDS encoding NACHT domain-containing protein — protein MESEKGKDGTKIFKMFGAEDGGRNVSVTIPEIPEGYRLWIRNHCSCMDIEKLCEKGEAIQVRLPEIFIPLYAEKPVKKGESNRDLREKPVDIEELIGKNEYLLIEGHPGSGKTTLLKHLAYNLTHSIRVKGLDDFLPVLIFLRDTKYFFEQNEGIKPDAETAEKMVSHYFGSIENILETIKAFCQAKKALFLLDGLDEISPGQREIVVNSFADFRIKYMGNKLVFSGRPHGLEEAAIHKFGDRHIKILSLNMEQVNSFIKKWFSSVYSGDSGIGTKSADGMIHEMQDNPGIDFLKDNPLMLTAICILYHDGKELPGQRAELYKRFIDNLLYKRFKNNSEKVHSFLNTLAFEMHSKGKKGADEISCINTMEKIYKNINTASDEEYRIYLKEQFYDIEPKCGLLKREHGQYSFWHLTFQEFLAARFVADTSKNHIQGIRSYWGNDWYKEVIELYVGYLSINSKGVANEIVEDVVKGKDKTPFKRWLLASKSMIDIHKERRYEEVLDKAKGRLLEIIDADVGPGIRVEAGEILGWLGDTRNMKEFIPVADGEYTLSQGTVAIKAFEIGKYLVTNSWFEEFIKAGGYKNKDYWSEEGKKWLEYTKAEQPALWNDRKWKCPNAPVVGVTWYEAYAFTRWLTHTLNDGYEYRLPDENEWEAAASGHEKRKYSWGNKWDKNRCNNYEIKIGKTSPVGIFKSGNTPNGISDLSGNVWEWTLSDYHSRKILHDYRFDEDVNKLFDSGDVDKYVSKLQEREREIPVVRGGSWGVEGYSCRCAYRDLDVPVYRDYFIGFRCARTLKL, from the coding sequence GTGGAATCAGAAAAAGGGAAGGACGGAACAAAGATCTTTAAAATGTTTGGCGCTGAGGATGGGGGAAGAAATGTTTCTGTAACAATCCCTGAAATACCCGAAGGATACCGTCTATGGATACGTAATCATTGCTCTTGTATGGATATTGAAAAGTTATGCGAAAAAGGTGAAGCAATTCAGGTAAGGTTGCCCGAGATATTTATCCCACTCTACGCTGAAAAACCTGTAAAAAAGGGTGAAAGCAATCGAGATTTAAGAGAAAAGCCTGTAGATATAGAGGAGTTAATTGGTAAAAATGAATATCTCCTGATAGAAGGGCATCCTGGTTCGGGAAAGACAACGCTTTTGAAGCATCTGGCGTATAATTTGACTCATAGCATTCGTGTGAAAGGGCTGGATGATTTTCTGCCCGTGTTGATATTCCTCAGGGATACGAAGTATTTTTTTGAACAAAACGAAGGAATAAAGCCAGACGCTGAGACCGCGGAAAAAATGGTATCACATTATTTTGGCAGTATAGAAAACATTCTGGAGACAATAAAGGCATTTTGTCAGGCAAAAAAGGCACTATTCCTTCTCGATGGACTCGATGAGATAAGTCCGGGGCAGAGAGAAATTGTTGTAAACTCCTTTGCTGATTTCAGGATCAAATATATGGGAAATAAATTAGTTTTTTCAGGAAGACCGCATGGATTAGAAGAAGCAGCTATTCATAAATTTGGAGATAGACATATAAAAATATTGTCTCTGAATATGGAGCAGGTAAACTCGTTTATTAAGAAGTGGTTTTCTTCTGTATATTCAGGTGATTCAGGGATTGGGACAAAGAGCGCTGACGGCATGATACACGAAATGCAAGACAATCCTGGCATAGATTTCCTGAAAGACAATCCCCTCATGCTCACGGCGATATGTATTCTCTATCATGATGGAAAAGAACTTCCCGGCCAGCGTGCAGAACTTTACAAGAGATTTATAGATAACCTTCTCTACAAGAGATTTAAAAATAATTCCGAAAAGGTTCATTCGTTTTTAAATACGCTGGCTTTTGAGATGCATTCCAAAGGGAAAAAAGGAGCAGACGAAATATCTTGCATTAATACGATGGAAAAGATTTACAAAAACATTAATACTGCAAGCGATGAGGAATACAGAATATATCTCAAAGAACAATTCTATGATATTGAGCCAAAATGCGGTTTATTAAAACGTGAACATGGACAATATTCTTTCTGGCATCTCACGTTTCAAGAATTCCTGGCTGCCCGTTTTGTTGCCGATACCAGTAAAAACCATATCCAGGGTATAAGGAGTTACTGGGGTAACGATTGGTATAAGGAAGTTATTGAGCTATACGTGGGATACTTGAGTATCAATAGTAAAGGGGTAGCAAATGAGATTGTTGAAGATGTTGTAAAGGGCAAAGATAAAACACCTTTTAAGAGGTGGTTGCTGGCTTCAAAATCCATGATTGATATCCATAAGGAAAGAAGATATGAGGAGGTTCTTGACAAGGCAAAGGGACGTTTGTTGGAAATAATCGATGCTGATGTTGGACCTGGAATCCGCGTAGAAGCAGGAGAAATACTTGGCTGGCTTGGGGATACCAGAAATATGAAGGAATTTATACCGGTTGCTGATGGGGAATATACATTAAGCCAGGGAACAGTTGCGATAAAAGCCTTTGAAATAGGGAAGTATCTTGTTACCAACAGTTGGTTTGAAGAATTTATTAAGGCGGGAGGATATAAAAACAAAGACTATTGGAGCGAAGAGGGAAAGAAGTGGCTTGAATATACGAAGGCGGAACAGCCAGCGCTCTGGAATGATCGTAAATGGAAATGTCCTAATGCTCCTGTAGTTGGAGTAACATGGTATGAAGCTTATGCGTTTACCAGGTGGTTAACTCATACGTTAAACGATGGATATGAATACCGACTACCGGACGAAAACGAATGGGAGGCAGCGGCATCTGGCCATGAAAAGAGGAAATATTCATGGGGCAACAAGTGGGATAAGAATAGATGCAATAATTATGAAATCAAAATAGGAAAAACCTCACCTGTAGGAATCTTCAAAAGTGGGAATACACCGAATGGAATTTCAGATTTAAGCGGTAACGTGTGGGAGTGGACATTATCTGATTATCATTCTCGAAAAATATTACATGATTATCGGTTTGATGAAGATGTAAATAAATTATTTGATAGCGGAGACGTTGACAAATATGTTTCGAAGTTACAAGAAAGAGAGCGTGAAATTCCTGTTGTGCGCGGTGGCTCGTGGGGCGTTGAGGGTTACAGCTGCCGGTGCGCCTACCGCGACTTGGACGTTCCGGTCTACCGGGACTACTTTATCGGATTTCGTTGCGCCAGGACTCTTAAACTTTAA
- a CDS encoding SLATT domain-containing protein, with protein MSNDKNEKSFPVLSWNSGEFDVSLKKLYEYVIQEAKKAITWYDKKRQSKRVWGYSLRVGAIIVTGASGIIPVLSQILLTDKLNPLWATIAIAVAAILVALDRFAGLTSGWVRYMLTRMELDRLLETFCFDWEKNRLAYSGSVSTPEQAKEALLLCKEFILKIREMVKNETQLWASEFQTVLKEIEKAAGATNQTRNQ; from the coding sequence ATGTCAAATGACAAAAATGAAAAATCATTTCCTGTGTTGTCCTGGAACTCAGGCGAATTCGACGTTTCTTTGAAAAAACTATATGAGTACGTTATACAGGAAGCCAAGAAAGCAATAACCTGGTACGACAAAAAGCGCCAGAGTAAAAGGGTATGGGGATATAGTTTGCGTGTGGGCGCCATTATTGTAACCGGTGCATCAGGCATTATTCCCGTGTTGAGTCAGATCCTTCTTACAGACAAACTCAATCCTCTTTGGGCTACCATAGCAATAGCAGTTGCCGCCATTCTTGTTGCACTGGATCGGTTTGCAGGGTTGACCAGTGGTTGGGTGAGATACATGCTTACCCGAATGGAACTGGACCGGCTACTGGAAACCTTTTGTTTCGACTGGGAGAAGAACAGGCTTGCATATTCAGGTAGTGTTTCCACTCCGGAACAGGCAAAAGAGGCCCTTTTGTTATGCAAAGAATTTATCTTGAAAATACGGGAAATGGTAAAGAATGAGACGCAACTGTGGGCGAGTGAGTTTCAAACGGTGTTGAAAGAGATAGAAAAAGCCGCCGGAGCTACAAATCAGACTAGAAATCAATAA
- a CDS encoding radical SAM protein: MQIDFIERKGYVLTRSTLKCLSQVASINPSLGCVHQCAYCYARGYSIYPGDGKVLVYGNMPEKLKKELPIRRKLPAYVFFSPTCDVLQPIPQVLKVTYALMKVLLEYGIGINLLTKGRIPTKFLQLFSQYKKLVHVQIGITTLNRDIQKKIEPYAATPQERIQNIEKLCTIGIVPEVKLDPLIPGVTDTETNLTALFRTLQGLNVDSTGINYLFLRPQIKKNLYKALGNTSFLPKIMGYYQNSKSMNLLAEQSRVLALDLEYRRRAYEQISRWAREYGIHAYVCGCKNPDITEEPLCGMNWGQRFEKILVQKRLFKTGG, encoded by the coding sequence ATGCAGATAGATTTTATTGAGCGTAAAGGATACGTCCTTACCAGATCCACCTTAAAATGTCTCAGCCAAGTGGCTTCGATTAATCCGTCCCTGGGTTGTGTTCATCAATGCGCTTATTGCTATGCAAGGGGTTACTCGATTTATCCGGGTGACGGCAAGGTACTTGTTTACGGGAATATGCCCGAAAAATTAAAAAAAGAATTGCCCATACGCCGAAAGTTACCCGCCTATGTATTTTTTAGTCCAACCTGTGATGTCCTGCAACCCATCCCTCAAGTGCTCAAGGTAACTTATGCGTTGATGAAAGTTTTGCTTGAATATGGTATTGGTATAAATCTGCTTACCAAAGGCCGGATTCCCACAAAATTCCTGCAGTTATTTAGTCAATATAAAAAATTGGTGCATGTTCAAATTGGTATTACCACATTAAACCGGGATATTCAAAAGAAGATAGAACCGTATGCCGCAACGCCACAGGAAAGAATTCAGAATATAGAAAAACTGTGTACGATAGGTATTGTGCCTGAAGTAAAATTAGACCCTTTGATTCCTGGTGTTACGGATACTGAAACAAACTTAACGGCCTTGTTTCGGACACTTCAGGGACTTAATGTGGATTCTACGGGTATTAATTACCTATTCCTGAGACCGCAGATAAAGAAAAACTTGTATAAAGCATTGGGGAATACGTCTTTTCTGCCAAAGATAATGGGGTATTACCAAAACAGTAAGTCCATGAATTTACTTGCAGAGCAGTCTCGCGTGCTTGCCCTGGATTTGGAATATAGGAGACGGGCCTACGAACAGATTTCACGCTGGGCCAGGGAATATGGGATTCATGCCTATGTATGCGGCTGTAAAAATCCGGATATCACTGAAGAGCCGTTGTGCGGCATGAACTGGGGTCAGCGTTTCGAAAAGATTTTGGTGCAAAAGCGCCTGTTCAAAACCGGTGGATAA
- a CDS encoding four helix bundle protein → MNMKKRTKEFAKSIIKLCRMFPNNMEGKLIGNQIFRSGTSTAANYRASCRARSTADFISKLSIVEEEADETLFWLELINEMEIIDKTFLNSLMQENDEIIAIIVSSIKTARNNKKLVQNPKSEFRNPKSISCR, encoded by the coding sequence ATGAATATGAAAAAGAGAACAAAAGAATTTGCCAAAAGTATCATTAAACTTTGCCGAATGTTTCCAAATAACATGGAAGGGAAATTAATCGGTAACCAGATATTTCGTTCAGGAACTTCAACTGCTGCTAACTACAGAGCCTCATGTCGCGCAAGGTCGACAGCTGATTTTATTTCAAAGCTATCCATTGTGGAAGAAGAGGCAGATGAAACCTTGTTTTGGCTTGAGTTAATAAACGAAATGGAAATTATCGATAAAACTTTTCTTAATTCATTAATGCAGGAAAATGATGAAATAATAGCCATCATCGTTTCATCCATCAAAACTGCAAGGAACAATAAAAAGTTAGTTCAAAATCCGAAATCCGAATTCCGCAATCCGAAATCAATCTCATGCAGATAG
- a CDS encoding PDZ domain-containing protein has translation MFNKIFYSISFYFFCVFIVSAMCPDILADETIQVSVYGQDFDTKNFFALEEMGFRKDKVNFNKGWLGIFMENAEGQGILVKEVTQGSPAAEAGLKAGDIITKINDESTIGKDEFNLIQFKKTIEAIGTGGVPVLTVCRDNAEMVFKPRLFGKLLKNVHEPVTSFISKVGHELTKVDKNTPFLSPPCEGGDGRMENLSPNEELKTPSNSKHTGTSFIEFAIKNERYKDVLGATLQRIGEEAYVREGFQSNEETNPFRLSMVNYFMLHPFDTSKIGQVIVDTFCSKDICAQIEYVAGLLDVTSNNLNITSEITSSPPLSTGNNLKDFSSTSSSSLPCEGDNVKDFHFTTPLSPPCEGGERGVVMKSPKVSPDIDQTQKREATDPLQGQLQLIIDSLAPSVSLIKEAFGNLPQEELEFLYQNAHKIWLPDEKIETQDLARLLALSQKVNLSKLFEAASVLLGKLVPGHSEQGIDALKKTHPGDLLSIDRIPSPGGRGFGGGGTELLQDFAGDILFVQDTTIGKIIVGGEGTSYYYADAAVIIDLGGNDYYFNNAGSSSKDIPVAICIDLSGDDVYNASGPFSQGTGRFGIGLLADFRGNDKYVSQDFSQGSCLFGIGVLRDNDGNDFYSGHVANQGMGFFGAGLLNDLSGNDVYFSRQFAQGVGFTKGFGVLVDSCGNDFYFAGGEYPDFRDPEKSFQSMSQGMGMGIRPEESIVGASGGIGMLIDQKGTDQYRGDYFSQGSGYYYSLGLLCDKEGNDTYYAGRYAQGAGIHSAIGLLKDTSGDDTYECTYGVSQGCGHDTGIGFLVDDCGNDTYRSETSSQGVGLEKGIGVLADFYGNDVYQANGNSQGVSSPSKTEEISGVGILIDNQGDHDIFHDTIAENLLLYRSDWGLVLNR, from the coding sequence ATGTTCAACAAAATCTTCTATTCCATATCTTTTTATTTTTTTTGTGTCTTCATAGTATCCGCTATGTGCCCGGATATTTTAGCGGATGAAACTATACAGGTTTCTGTGTATGGCCAGGATTTTGACACCAAAAACTTCTTTGCCCTCGAAGAAATGGGATTCAGGAAGGATAAGGTCAACTTCAATAAGGGGTGGCTGGGTATCTTTATGGAAAATGCAGAAGGACAGGGTATTCTGGTCAAAGAGGTTACACAGGGATCACCCGCCGCTGAGGCTGGTTTAAAGGCAGGTGATATTATTACGAAGATTAATGACGAATCTACCATAGGTAAGGATGAATTCAATCTCATCCAATTCAAGAAGACCATAGAAGCCATTGGTACAGGAGGTGTACCGGTACTTACCGTTTGCAGAGATAACGCTGAAATGGTGTTTAAGCCGAGGCTTTTCGGAAAACTACTCAAGAACGTACATGAACCAGTTACTTCTTTTATCTCAAAGGTAGGTCACGAGCTTACAAAAGTGGATAAAAACACCCCCTTTTTATCCCCCCCTTGCGAAGGGGGGGATGGGAGGATGGAAAATCTATCTCCGAATGAAGAACTAAAAACGCCTTCCAATTCAAAACACACGGGGACAAGTTTTATTGAATTTGCCATCAAAAACGAAAGATACAAGGACGTGCTTGGCGCAACCTTGCAAAGGATTGGTGAAGAGGCATACGTTCGAGAAGGATTTCAATCCAATGAAGAGACCAATCCGTTTCGTTTGTCCATGGTAAATTATTTCATGTTGCACCCGTTTGATACATCAAAAATTGGACAGGTCATTGTCGATACGTTTTGTAGCAAAGACATTTGCGCTCAAATAGAGTATGTGGCAGGGCTGTTAGATGTTACGTCAAATAATCTCAACATCACGTCGGAAATTACCTCTTCACCCCCCCTTTCCACAGGGAACAATTTGAAAGATTTTTCTTCTACCTCCTCTTCATCCCTTCCTTGCGAAGGAGACAATGTGAAAGATTTTCATTTCACCACCCCTCTTTCCCCTCCTTGCGAAGGAGGGGAAAGAGGGGTGGTTATGAAATCCCCAAAGGTTTCTCCAGATATTGATCAAACACAAAAAAGGGAAGCTACCGATCCTTTGCAAGGACAACTCCAGCTTATCATCGATAGCTTGGCACCCTCCGTTTCTCTTATAAAAGAAGCATTCGGTAACTTGCCTCAGGAGGAGCTTGAATTCCTATATCAAAACGCCCATAAAATTTGGCTGCCTGACGAGAAGATTGAGACACAAGACCTTGCCAGGTTACTGGCGCTATCTCAAAAGGTGAATCTGTCAAAGTTGTTCGAGGCCGCATCAGTGCTGCTGGGTAAACTTGTCCCTGGGCACAGTGAACAGGGAATAGACGCTCTAAAAAAGACACATCCCGGTGATTTATTATCAATAGATAGAATCCCCTCCCCTGGCGGGAGGGGGTTCGGGGGAGGGGGTACTGAACTGTTGCAGGATTTTGCCGGTGATATTTTGTTTGTCCAGGACACAACCATTGGTAAAATCATTGTGGGTGGGGAAGGTACATCGTATTATTATGCCGATGCGGCAGTAATTATCGACCTTGGAGGTAATGATTATTACTTTAATAATGCAGGCTCATCCAGCAAGGATATCCCTGTCGCTATCTGCATCGATTTATCAGGGGATGATGTGTACAATGCATCCGGCCCATTTTCTCAGGGTACCGGAAGGTTTGGAATTGGTCTCCTGGCAGATTTTAGGGGAAATGACAAATACGTGAGCCAGGATTTTTCTCAAGGGTCTTGCCTGTTTGGAATCGGAGTGTTAAGAGATAATGACGGTAACGATTTTTACAGCGGTCACGTTGCAAATCAGGGAATGGGCTTCTTCGGGGCGGGACTGCTGAATGACCTTAGCGGAAATGATGTCTATTTTAGCCGGCAATTCGCTCAGGGAGTGGGATTTACCAAAGGATTTGGCGTCCTGGTGGATTCTTGCGGAAACGATTTCTACTTTGCCGGGGGAGAATATCCGGATTTTCGTGATCCGGAAAAATCTTTTCAATCCATGTCTCAGGGGATGGGGATGGGTATCAGACCAGAGGAGTCCATTGTTGGCGCATCAGGCGGAATTGGTATGCTGATTGACCAAAAAGGCACTGATCAGTATCGTGGGGACTATTTCTCACAAGGCAGTGGATACTATTATTCCTTGGGATTATTGTGTGACAAAGAGGGTAATGATACATATTACGCCGGGCGCTATGCCCAGGGCGCGGGTATACATTCAGCCATCGGACTGTTGAAAGATACATCTGGAGACGATACATACGAATGTACTTATGGTGTTTCACAGGGGTGTGGACATGACACCGGCATTGGATTTCTGGTGGATGATTGTGGGAATGATACTTATCGGAGCGAAACAAGTTCACAGGGTGTTGGCCTGGAAAAGGGCATCGGAGTATTGGCAGATTTTTACGGGAATGATGTTTATCAGGCAAATGGTAACAGCCAGGGCGTTTCATCTCCATCAAAAACCGAAGAAATTAGCGGCGTTGGGATATTAATTGACAATCAGGGAGACCACGATATCTTTCATGATACCATTGCGGAAAATCTGTTGTTATATCGAAGCGATTGGGGGCTGGTGTTAAATAGATGA
- a CDS encoding helix-hairpin-helix domain-containing protein, translating to MPISQKPSDNFSPTKKQLIVIYFLATTLFIGTIIKIGMDRHWWLPETEVVSNLKPEDIKVKLDVNNAPWYELVLLPKLGEVKAKAIVAYREKHGNFKTLDELSNVKGIGTSIIEAIRDHIKIGSDTTGVVFNNQE from the coding sequence ATGCCCATATCACAGAAGCCGTCCGATAATTTCTCGCCCACAAAAAAACAACTTATTGTCATTTATTTTTTGGCAACAACGTTGTTTATCGGTACCATAATTAAAATTGGCATGGACAGGCATTGGTGGCTACCGGAAACTGAAGTTGTCAGTAATCTTAAACCCGAAGATATAAAAGTCAAACTTGATGTCAACAATGCCCCCTGGTATGAATTGGTCTTATTGCCAAAATTGGGAGAGGTAAAAGCAAAGGCCATCGTTGCCTACCGCGAAAAACACGGCAATTTTAAGACATTGGATGAGTTGTCCAATGTCAAAGGCATAGGGACGTCCATTATAGAAGCCATAAGAGATCACATAAAGATCGGATCAGACACGACCGGTGTCGTTTTCAATAACCAGGAATAA
- a CDS encoding AI-2E family transporter, producing MGNERQKILDNPCARVILIGFSIIVFFAFCYFLRGTLISLLLAFIIAYIFNPVVSFLEQKHIHRVFGIVILVSAVLLSTAGFLAYAIPKTAHGIYQVGSIVKDRYPKYQATIEAWIKKYEDTEFVQSIKSLLKERMEPVLDHDRGKIEPTDRKESGRKESPIVLEKDADEESRLKKARLIEAVWGLKKYLPQAIGFFLNIGKNIFYSTFGFLGIIVNFIIFSVVSVYLLKDFNLIAQKIKTLFPLSKRDQAMSLLSRVNDNLRYFLRGQLIVCLLLSLIYSIGLTIIGIPLSFLIGFIGGFGNLIPYVGTGTGIVLASTLALFQFHDLKHMLYVLFTFGIAQLLEATVITPKIMGKGLGLSPVMVILSILICSQLFGLLGLLLAVPIASTVKVFVDEFMAKYKSSQYYKG from the coding sequence ATGGGAAACGAGCGACAAAAAATATTAGATAATCCATGTGCCCGTGTAATACTCATTGGGTTTTCAATTATTGTTTTTTTCGCGTTTTGTTATTTTCTGAGAGGGACGCTTATCTCCCTTCTGCTGGCGTTTATCATTGCTTATATTTTTAATCCTGTAGTCAGTTTTCTTGAACAGAAACACATACACCGGGTATTTGGGATTGTTATTCTTGTAAGTGCTGTCCTCCTGTCAACTGCAGGATTTCTGGCGTATGCAATCCCGAAAACAGCTCATGGAATTTATCAAGTAGGCAGCATTGTTAAAGACCGCTACCCAAAATATCAGGCTACCATTGAAGCATGGATTAAAAAATATGAGGACACAGAATTTGTTCAATCAATTAAGTCTTTACTAAAAGAGCGCATGGAACCCGTCCTCGACCACGATCGGGGAAAGATTGAACCAACAGACAGAAAAGAATCCGGCAGGAAAGAAAGTCCCATTGTTCTGGAGAAGGATGCCGATGAAGAATCTCGTCTGAAAAAAGCACGTCTCATTGAAGCAGTATGGGGTCTCAAAAAATATCTTCCCCAGGCTATCGGTTTCTTCCTGAATATCGGCAAGAATATCTTCTATAGTACCTTTGGGTTTTTAGGTATTATCGTAAATTTTATCATCTTCAGTGTCGTATCGGTTTATCTGCTCAAGGACTTCAATCTCATTGCCCAAAAAATAAAAACCCTTTTTCCTTTATCAAAAAGAGACCAGGCAATGAGTCTTTTATCAAGAGTAAATGATAATCTCCGGTATTTTCTCCGAGGCCAGCTTATAGTCTGTCTTCTCCTTTCTCTTATCTATAGTATTGGTTTAACAATTATCGGAATTCCTTTGTCCTTTCTTATCGGCTTTATCGGTGGCTTTGGCAATCTGATTCCCTACGTTGGCACCGGTACAGGAATTGTGCTGGCTTCTACGCTTGCACTCTTCCAATTTCACGATCTCAAACATATGCTCTATGTGCTTTTCACTTTTGGTATTGCGCAATTGCTTGAAGCAACCGTGATAACACCGAAGATTATGGGGAAGGGGTTGGGGCTGAGCCCAGTCATGGTGATACTCTCCATCCTGATCTGTAGTCAGTTGTTTGGATTATTAGGGTTACTGCTGGCCGTACCGATTGCCTCTACGGTAAAAGTTTTTGTTGACGAGTTCATGGCAAAATACAAGTCTTCGCAGTATTATAAGGGTTAG